The Epinephelus lanceolatus isolate andai-2023 chromosome 1, ASM4190304v1, whole genome shotgun sequence genome has a window encoding:
- the LOC117256368 gene encoding golgin subfamily A member 7 yields the protein MAETHSLQDLQQPAVSSKVFVQRDYSSGTISKFQTKFPPELESRLDKQQFEETIQTLNNLYAEAEKLGGKSYLEGCLACLTAYTIFLCMETHYEKVLKKIARYIKDQNEKIYAPRGLLLTDPIERGLRVVEITIFEDRSIGSGR from the exons ATGGCTGAG ACCCACAGCTTACAGGACCTCCAGCAGCCAGCTGTCTCCTCCAAGGTGTTTGTCCAGAGAGACTACAGCTCAGGAACCATCTCCAAGTTTCAGACCAAGTTCCCCCCTGAACTTGAGTCAAGG CTTGATAAGCAGCAGTTTGAGGAAACCATCCAGACTCTGAACAACCTGTATGCAGAGGCAGAGAAACTAGGAGGGAAGTCTTATTTGGAGGGCTGCCTGGCGTGTCTAACTGCCTATACAATATTCCTCTGTATGGAGACGCACTATGAAAAG GTGTTAAAGAAGATTGCGAGGTACATTAAGGACCAGAATGAGAAGATATATGCTCCCAGGGGGTTGCTGTTGACTGACCCCATAGAGAGAGGCCTCAGAGTT GTTGAAATTACCATCTTTGAAGACAGAAGTATTGGATCTGGAAGATAA
- the rplp0 gene encoding large ribosomal subunit protein uL10 isoform X1 produces MPREDRATWKSNYFMKIIQLLDDFPKCFIVGADNVGSKQMQTIRLSLRGKAVVLMGKNTMMRKAIRGHLENNPALEKLLPHIKGNVGFVFTKEDLAEVRDMLLANKVPAAARAGAIAPCDVTVPAQNTGLGPEKTSFFQALGITTKISRGTIEILSDVGLIKTGDKVGASEATLLNMLNISPFSYGLIIQQVYDNGSVYSPEVLDITEAALQARFLEGVRNIASVCLEIGYPTLASVPHSIINGYKRVLAVAVETDYSFPLADKVKEFLADPSAFAAAAAPVAAAETAAAPAAKEEVKEESEESDDDIGFGLFDGD; encoded by the exons ATGCCCAGGGAAGACAGGGCCACGTGGAAGTCCAACTATTTTATGAAAATCATC CAACTCCTGGATGACTTTCCAAAATGCTTCATCGTGGGTGCAGACAATGTGGGCTCCAAGCAGATGCAGACCATCCGTCTGTCTCTGCGTGGCAAGGCTGTGGTGCTGATGGGTAAAAACACCATGATGCGCAAAGCCATTCGTGGCCACCTGGAGAACAATCCTGCCCTGGAGAA GCTCCTGCCTCACATTAAAGGAAATGTGGGCTTTGTCTTCACCAAGGAGGATCTGGCTGAGGTCAGGGACATGCTGCTGGCCAACAAG GTGCCTGCAGCTGCCCGTGCTGGAGCCATTGCCCCTTGCGATGTGACTGTGCCAGCCCAGAACACTGGTCTGGGTCCTGAGAAGACCTCTTTCTTCCAGGCTCTGGGTATCACCACCAAGATCTCTAGGGGAACCATTGAAATCTTG AGTGACGTCGGTCTGATCAAAACTGGCGATAAGGTTGGTGCCAGCGAGGCCACACTGCTTAACATGCTGAACATCTCACCCTTCTCCTACGGACTCATCATCCAGCAAGTGTATGATAATGGCAGTGTTTACAGTCCTGAGGTGCTCGACATCACAGAGGCTGCTCTGCAAGCCAGATTCCTGGAG GGTGTGAGGAACATCGCTAGCGTGTGTCTGGAGATTGGCTACCCCACATTGGCCTCTGTCCCCCACTCCATCATCAATGGCTACAAGAGAGTCCTGGCTGTAGCTGTGGAGACTGACTACTCCTTCCCCCTGGCAGACAAG GTCAAGGAATTCCTGGCTGATCCATCTGCTTTTGCTGCTGCCGCAGCACCTGTAGCTGCTGCTGAGACTGCTGCTGCGCCAGCTGCTAAGGAGGAGGTTAAGGAGGAGTCTGAGGAATCGGATGACGATATTGGCTTCGGTCTGTTCGATGGCGACTAA
- the rplp0 gene encoding large ribosomal subunit protein uL10 isoform X2: MQTIRLSLRGKAVVLMGKNTMMRKAIRGHLENNPALEKLLPHIKGNVGFVFTKEDLAEVRDMLLANKVPAAARAGAIAPCDVTVPAQNTGLGPEKTSFFQALGITTKISRGTIEILSDVGLIKTGDKVGASEATLLNMLNISPFSYGLIIQQVYDNGSVYSPEVLDITEAALQARFLEGVRNIASVCLEIGYPTLASVPHSIINGYKRVLAVAVETDYSFPLADKVKEFLADPSAFAAAAAPVAAAETAAAPAAKEEVKEESEESDDDIGFGLFDGD, encoded by the exons ATGCAGACCATCCGTCTGTCTCTGCGTGGCAAGGCTGTGGTGCTGATGGGTAAAAACACCATGATGCGCAAAGCCATTCGTGGCCACCTGGAGAACAATCCTGCCCTGGAGAA GCTCCTGCCTCACATTAAAGGAAATGTGGGCTTTGTCTTCACCAAGGAGGATCTGGCTGAGGTCAGGGACATGCTGCTGGCCAACAAG GTGCCTGCAGCTGCCCGTGCTGGAGCCATTGCCCCTTGCGATGTGACTGTGCCAGCCCAGAACACTGGTCTGGGTCCTGAGAAGACCTCTTTCTTCCAGGCTCTGGGTATCACCACCAAGATCTCTAGGGGAACCATTGAAATCTTG AGTGACGTCGGTCTGATCAAAACTGGCGATAAGGTTGGTGCCAGCGAGGCCACACTGCTTAACATGCTGAACATCTCACCCTTCTCCTACGGACTCATCATCCAGCAAGTGTATGATAATGGCAGTGTTTACAGTCCTGAGGTGCTCGACATCACAGAGGCTGCTCTGCAAGCCAGATTCCTGGAG GGTGTGAGGAACATCGCTAGCGTGTGTCTGGAGATTGGCTACCCCACATTGGCCTCTGTCCCCCACTCCATCATCAATGGCTACAAGAGAGTCCTGGCTGTAGCTGTGGAGACTGACTACTCCTTCCCCCTGGCAGACAAG GTCAAGGAATTCCTGGCTGATCCATCTGCTTTTGCTGCTGCCGCAGCACCTGTAGCTGCTGCTGAGACTGCTGCTGCGCCAGCTGCTAAGGAGGAGGTTAAGGAGGAGTCTGAGGAATCGGATGACGATATTGGCTTCGGTCTGTTCGATGGCGACTAA
- the LOC144462733 gene encoding uncharacterized protein LOC144462733, translating into MAEPALQLPSEVWNHVFGYLSVADKFSIRASCKYFKKLVDHGSLWKDWSVVLCFPKGSYNSQFWATLRRRKVSSVVVRSTSAKDWKQLALCLPALSTVVMDQSSQASLDCLKDFPNLKRLAIRNSPTSLLLDASTVNQPQQLTHLSMCDVRFPTTAMDSFIAVISQFKNLTSLVCHGIRISEETIWMVHSILTCLPKLKHLSLSMLQRMCACHRLYRPNRCPKLGGVAAAAAVLSSLELIDCMERSLPGDAMRLMPELKSLAVFYRYSREGLSPSYDPHLKTWLSDLPQLSTLAIFKGPSVGSYVTAIPATVTSLTLCVAGLSSEDMAAVAVQVPDLLHLHIDPWPSHLGAHTAQIPQLFPKLRSLKLRHEHVPESDFLHLHQLRDLEYLEILDRRPHLSELTGKLQALTQHRLQVTTSPRRIDVMSCACHMN; encoded by the coding sequence ATGGCAGAGCCGGCTCTACAGCTTCCGTCAGAGGTCTGGAACCACGTTTTCGGGTATCTGTCAGTTGCAGACAAGTTTAGCATCCGGGCATCCTGCAAGTACTTCAAAAAACTTGTCGACCACGGATCTCTTTGGAAAGACTGGTCAGTAGTCCTGTGTTTCCCCAAAGGCTCTTACAACAGTCAGTTCTGGGCCACTCTTCGCCGCAGGAAAGTCAGCAGTGTGGTGGTGAGGAGCACCAGCgccaaagactggaaacagcttgCTCTGTGCCTTCCTGCTCTCAGCACAGTAGTGATGGACCAAAGCTCCCAAGCGAGCCTCGACTGCTTGAAGGACTTCCCAAATCTGAAGCGTCTGGCTATTAGAAACAGTCCCACTTCTCTTTTGCTGGATGCTTCCACAGTGAACCAACCCCAGCAGCTGACTCACCTCAGCATGTGTGATGTTAGGTTTCCCACCACAGCAATGGACAGCTTCATCGCTGTCATCTCCCAATTTAAAAACCTTACATCTCTGGTCTGTCATGGGATAAGAATCTCTGAAGAAACAATTTGGATGGTTCACTCCATACTCACCTGCCTGCCTAAGCTGAAGCATCTCTCATTGTCCATGTTGCAGAGAATGTGCGCCTGTCACAGACTTTACCGACCTAACCGATGTCCCAAGTTAGGAggagttgctgctgctgctgcagtcttGTCCAGTTTGGAACTGATCGACTGCATGGAACGTTCATTACCGGGAGATGCAATGAGGCTGATGCCTGAGCTGAAGAGTCTTGCTGTTTTTTACAGATATTCACGCGAAGGACTGTCACCATCTTATGACCCTCACCTGAAAACATGGCTGAGTGACCTCCCTCAACTGTCAACCCTGGCCATCTTTAAGGGCCCGTCTGTTGGGAGTTATGTCACCGCCATTCCAGCCACAGTGACCAGTCTCACACTGTGTGTTGCAGGACTGTCCTCAGAGGACATGGCAGCCGTAGCAGTGCAGGTACCAGATCTCCTGCACCTTCACATAGACCCCTGGCCATCACATTTGGGAGCTCACACAGCTCAAATCCCACAACTTTTTCCAAAGCTCAGAAGTCTCAAACTTCGCCATGAACATGTACCAGAGAGCGATTTCTTACACCTTCACCAGCTGCGGGACCTGGAATACTTGGAGATTCTGGACAGACGACCACACCTGTCTGAGCTCACTGGCAAGCTCCAGGCTCT